Proteins encoded by one window of Hafnia alvei:
- the erpA gene encoding iron-sulfur cluster insertion protein ErpA gives MSEDMALPLQFTEAAANKVKVLIADEENPDLKLRVYITGGGCSGFQYGFTFDDKVNDGDMTIEKQGVMLVVDPMSLQYLVGGSVDYTEGLEGSRFIVTNPNAKSTCGCGSSFSV, from the coding sequence ATGAGTGAAGATATGGCTCTGCCGTTGCAGTTTACCGAAGCTGCAGCTAATAAAGTTAAAGTACTGATCGCAGACGAAGAAAACCCGGATCTGAAGCTGCGTGTCTATATCACTGGCGGGGGCTGTAGTGGCTTCCAGTACGGCTTTACCTTTGACGATAAGGTGAACGACGGTGACATGACCATTGAGAAGCAAGGCGTTATGCTGGTAGTCGATCCGATGAGCCTGCAATATCTGGTTGGCGGTTCAGTCGATTATACCGAAGGTTTGGAAGGCTCTCGTTTCATCGTAACCAACCCAAATGCGAAATCGACCTGCGGCTGCGGCTCCTCTTTCAGTGTTTAA
- the mtnN gene encoding 5'-methylthioadenosine/S-adenosylhomocysteine nucleosidase — protein sequence MKVGIIGAMEQEVAVLRDRIENRQTLQRAGCEIYTGTLGGVEIALLKSGIGKVSAAMGTTLLLEHCRPDVVINTGSAGGLASTLKVGDIVVSDEVRYHDADVTAFGYEPGQMAGCPAAFVADANLIALAERCITALNLNAVRGLICSGDAFINGAEPLARIRATFPNVAAVEMEAAAVAHVCHAFNTPFVVVRAISDVADKESHLSFDEFLVVAAQQSSLMVEAMLQEFAKHA from the coding sequence ATGAAAGTAGGCATCATTGGTGCAATGGAGCAAGAAGTTGCTGTGCTGCGCGATCGCATTGAGAATCGTCAAACCCTGCAGCGCGCAGGCTGTGAAATCTACACGGGCACCCTTGGTGGTGTTGAAATCGCTTTACTCAAATCTGGGATTGGTAAAGTCTCTGCCGCGATGGGTACGACCTTGCTGCTGGAGCATTGCCGTCCAGACGTGGTAATAAACACGGGTTCTGCCGGTGGTTTGGCAAGCACGCTGAAAGTGGGTGATATCGTCGTTTCTGACGAAGTTCGCTATCACGATGCCGATGTGACTGCTTTTGGCTATGAACCAGGCCAGATGGCTGGCTGCCCTGCGGCATTTGTCGCAGACGCCAACCTGATTGCGCTGGCAGAGCGCTGCATCACCGCGCTGAATCTGAATGCGGTTCGCGGCTTAATTTGTAGCGGCGATGCTTTCATTAACGGCGCTGAACCTCTGGCTCGCATTCGTGCAACCTTCCCAAACGTTGCTGCCGTTGAGATGGAAGCGGCTGCGGTTGCTCATGTTTGTCATGCATTCAATACACCGTTTGTGGTTGTGCGCGCTATTTCTGACGTAGCGGATAAAGAATCTCACCTGAGCTTTGATGAGTTCTTAGTGGTTGCGGCTCAGCAATCTTCACTCATGGTCGAAGCGATGTTGCAGGAATTTGCTAAACACGCCTGA
- the dgt gene encoding dGTPase: protein MDINLGAKFCYQRFYSADSQELDDGYEIARRFESDRGRIINSAAIRRLQQKTQVFPLERNAAVRSRLTHSMEVQQVGRHIAKEVIHHLKKTDRINELGLALYLDSFESIVEMACLMHDIGNPPFGHFGESAINDWFSRRLGVIAEGQGFSDDELQCQVAVLRRNAVDTDLNILRGKVRIDLCNFEGNAQAIRLIHTLLRLNLTYAQIACVFKYTRPAYWTGEKPKQYSYLMKKPGYYWAEESFIHTLQRKVNIQEYHRFPLTYIMEAADDISYCVADLEDAVEKNIFTVDQLYDYLKTEWNKNGEGELFATIVDDAYYRMQKVGRSEAFFMYLRVNVIKVLVPHAADRFCHHLESIVEGAFNEPLIDDEGQENRLLDVFKNVARSYVFNHHEVEQLELQGYRVITGLLDIYSDLLDMPMDDFAKLVEDNKHKKFPIETRLFHKLSGKHLAAYREAVKQIKHLSNEQREVREYYYRARLIQDYISGMTDLYAYDEYRRLMAAE from the coding sequence ATGGATATTAATCTAGGTGCTAAATTTTGCTATCAGCGGTTTTATAGCGCGGATAGCCAAGAGCTTGACGACGGATATGAAATAGCACGACGTTTTGAAAGCGATCGTGGGCGCATTATCAATTCAGCCGCGATTCGCAGGCTACAGCAGAAAACACAGGTATTTCCTCTGGAACGAAACGCCGCCGTGCGAAGCCGCCTGACACATTCGATGGAAGTGCAGCAGGTTGGGAGGCATATTGCCAAAGAAGTGATTCATCATCTGAAAAAAACAGACCGCATAAACGAACTCGGTTTAGCGCTGTATCTTGATTCTTTTGAGAGCATCGTTGAAATGGCGTGCCTGATGCATGATATCGGTAATCCACCGTTTGGCCATTTTGGAGAATCAGCTATTAACGATTGGTTTAGCCGGCGTTTAGGTGTTATCGCGGAAGGCCAAGGTTTTTCAGATGATGAATTACAGTGCCAAGTTGCCGTGTTGCGTCGTAACGCGGTTGATACTGACCTGAATATTTTACGTGGCAAAGTTAGAATTGATTTATGCAATTTTGAAGGTAATGCACAGGCAATACGACTTATTCATACCTTATTGAGACTAAATTTAACCTACGCGCAAATTGCCTGTGTTTTTAAATATACTCGCCCAGCCTATTGGACTGGTGAGAAACCAAAGCAATATAGTTACTTGATGAAAAAGCCTGGTTATTATTGGGCGGAAGAAAGCTTCATCCATACCTTACAACGAAAAGTAAATATTCAGGAATATCACCGTTTTCCGCTGACTTATATAATGGAAGCGGCGGATGATATTTCCTATTGCGTTGCGGACTTAGAAGATGCGGTAGAAAAGAACATTTTTACCGTAGACCAACTGTATGACTATCTCAAGACCGAATGGAATAAAAATGGAGAAGGCGAACTCTTCGCCACGATTGTGGATGACGCATATTACCGGATGCAAAAAGTGGGGCGCTCAGAAGCGTTCTTCATGTATTTGAGAGTGAATGTCATTAAAGTACTGGTGCCGCATGCCGCTGACCGGTTCTGTCATCATCTCGAGTCAATCGTTGAAGGCGCTTTTAATGAGCCGCTGATTGACGATGAAGGGCAAGAAAACCGCCTGCTTGACGTGTTTAAAAATGTTGCGCGTAGCTATGTGTTTAATCATCACGAAGTTGAACAGCTTGAGCTGCAGGGATATCGCGTTATCACTGGGCTATTAGATATTTACAGTGACCTGCTTGATATGCCAATGGACGACTTTGCGAAACTCGTTGAAGATAATAAACATAAAAAATTTCCTATCGAAACTCGCTTATTTCATAAGCTTTCAGGGAAGCACCTTGCCGCTTATCGTGAGGCCGTTAAACAGATTAAACATCTGTCTAACGAGCAACGCGAAGTTCGCGAGTATTATTATCGGGCTCGTTTAATCCAAGATTATATCAGCGGCATGACCGATCTTTATGCCTATGATGAGTACCGCCGCTTAATGGCCGCGGAATAA
- a CDS encoding cupin domain-containing protein, whose translation MFFFYQNIAVEPAGEGVTRKVLAHGGTMMMVEVCFQAGAIGSLHNHPHEQSTYVKSGVFDFTIGDETHRVSAGDTLYKKPDVMHGCVCVEAGTLIDVFTPQREDFIS comes from the coding sequence ATGTTCTTCTTTTACCAAAATATTGCCGTTGAGCCAGCAGGTGAAGGTGTTACTCGAAAGGTTCTCGCTCACGGTGGCACGATGATGATGGTGGAGGTTTGCTTTCAAGCAGGCGCGATTGGTTCTTTACATAATCATCCACATGAGCAGAGTACCTACGTAAAATCAGGTGTTTTCGATTTTACGATTGGGGATGAAACCCATCGGGTAAGCGCGGGAGATACACTCTATAAAAAGCCGGATGTTATGCATGGCTGTGTATGCGTAGAGGCGGGAACGCTGATCGATGTGTTTACACCACAGAGAGAGGACTTTATTTCCTAG
- a CDS encoding TRIC cation channel family protein: MLVYWLDILGTAVFAISGVLLAGKLRMDPFGVLVLGVVTAVGGGTIRDMALDHGPVFWVKDPTDLVVAMVTCLATIVLVRQPRRLPSWILPVLDAVGLAVFVGIGVNKAFAGGAGPLIAVCMGVITGVGGGMIRDVLAREIPMILRTEIYATACIIGGIVHVTAYATFGMDLQNAMMLGMFVTLAIRLAAIRWHLKLPTFTLDS; this comes from the coding sequence ATGCTGGTATATTGGCTGGATATTCTAGGCACCGCGGTATTTGCTATCTCCGGCGTTTTATTGGCAGGCAAGCTGAGAATGGACCCGTTCGGCGTGCTGGTTTTAGGCGTTGTTACCGCCGTTGGCGGCGGAACTATTCGTGATATGGCACTCGACCACGGGCCTGTTTTTTGGGTCAAAGATCCTACCGATCTCGTTGTGGCGATGGTGACCTGCCTCGCAACTATCGTATTGGTGCGGCAACCCCGTCGTTTACCAAGCTGGATCCTGCCGGTGTTAGATGCTGTTGGTTTAGCCGTATTTGTGGGTATCGGTGTCAACAAAGCATTTGCCGGTGGCGCTGGCCCGCTGATCGCCGTTTGTATGGGAGTTATTACCGGCGTCGGCGGTGGCATGATCCGCGATGTTCTCGCCCGTGAAATCCCGATGATCCTGCGCACTGAAATTTATGCAACGGCCTGTATTATTGGCGGTATTGTTCACGTTACCGCTTATGCAACCTTCGGAATGGATCTGCAAAATGCCATGATGCTAGGCATGTTCGTGACGTTAGCTATTCGCCTTGCTGCCATTCGTTGGCATTTGAAACTCCCTACGTTTACTCTAGACAGCTAA
- the btuF gene encoding vitamin B12 ABC transporter substrate-binding protein BtuF: protein MKLKQPVSRLLGAHWLLLCLPLSAADRVISLSPHTTEMAYAAGLGDKMVAASLYSDYPPAAKKLEKVASWQGINLERILALKPDLILAWRGGNPQRVLDQLAGFNIPIFYSDPKSIDGIADDLDRLASYSPTPQVAHDAANHFRDEVKMLREKYQRPTATRVLMQFGTQPLFTTSKATIQSDLLSLCGATNIFADSPVPWPQVSREQVIVRKPQVIVVSGSQEQIETVKQFWQPQLNVPVIAINEDWLNRSGPRIILAAQSLCEQLVNLTPKTAL from the coding sequence ATGAAACTGAAACAGCCTGTCTCACGCCTGCTTGGCGCTCATTGGCTGCTGCTGTGTCTGCCGCTCTCTGCGGCAGACCGCGTCATTAGCCTATCTCCACACACTACTGAAATGGCCTATGCCGCAGGACTGGGCGATAAGATGGTCGCGGCCAGCCTTTATTCTGATTACCCTCCTGCTGCAAAAAAGCTCGAAAAAGTGGCCTCATGGCAAGGGATAAACCTCGAACGTATTCTCGCGCTGAAGCCTGATTTAATTCTGGCATGGCGCGGAGGAAACCCTCAGCGCGTGCTCGATCAGTTAGCCGGATTCAATATCCCCATCTTTTATTCCGATCCTAAAAGCATTGATGGGATTGCCGACGATCTCGATCGCTTAGCCTCTTATAGCCCAACACCTCAGGTTGCTCATGATGCGGCAAACCATTTTCGTGACGAGGTGAAAATGCTACGTGAGAAGTATCAACGCCCAACTGCAACTCGCGTACTGATGCAGTTTGGCACTCAGCCGCTTTTCACGACGTCTAAAGCCACTATCCAGAGCGATTTGTTATCGCTGTGCGGTGCCACCAATATTTTTGCCGACAGTCCAGTACCTTGGCCTCAGGTGAGCCGCGAGCAGGTGATCGTCCGTAAACCACAGGTCATTGTGGTCAGTGGTTCGCAAGAGCAAATAGAAACGGTGAAGCAGTTTTGGCAGCCACAGCTAAACGTTCCCGTTATCGCGATCAACGAAGATTGGTTAAACCGCAGTGGCCCGCGCATTATTCTGGCGGCTCAGTCCCTGTGCGAACAGTTAGTTAATCTCACGCCTAAAACCGCACTGTAG
- the yjdN gene encoding VOC family metalloprotein YjdN translates to MQLSTYLFFDGNAEEAIVFYTQALGAEVLFKMRFGEAPVDDSQCATTPPFPADKIMHASLKIGDGLLMLSDGNMCEEEKKHGGYAVSLHSNDLTQGKIWFERLSEGAAVTMPFQETFWALGFGMLTDKFGIPWMVNVEKAMG, encoded by the coding sequence ATGCAATTAAGTACTTATCTGTTTTTCGACGGAAACGCTGAAGAAGCTATTGTGTTCTATACTCAAGCACTAGGCGCAGAGGTATTATTCAAAATGCGTTTTGGTGAAGCGCCAGTCGATGACTCCCAATGCGCAACCACGCCACCGTTCCCTGCCGATAAAATTATGCACGCTTCGCTTAAAATCGGAGACGGTTTGCTCATGCTGAGCGATGGCAACATGTGCGAGGAAGAGAAAAAGCACGGCGGCTATGCCGTTAGTCTGCACTCAAATGATTTAACACAGGGGAAAATTTGGTTTGAACGATTATCGGAAGGGGCTGCGGTGACGATGCCTTTTCAGGAAACCTTTTGGGCTTTAGGGTTTGGGATGCTAACCGATAAATTCGGTATTCCCTGGATGGTGAACGTAGAAAAAGCGATGGGATAG
- a CDS encoding helix-turn-helix domain-containing GNAT family N-acetyltransferase, translated as MSNATPIIEEIRVASRQMVRELGFMRSTLAATEYSPSVVHTLLEVEHRGSMTAAELVQILGLEKSSVSRMLAKLVSAGELEECPSAKDARIKQLSLSAQGRETVERINHYANELVIAALKKMNPHQQNAASQGLMIYANALQACRENNEMSTQNNLHIVSGYHPGMIGRIAEMHGSYYAREHNFGSFFEARVATELAEFSGRLDNECNQIWLAMLNGRIVGSVAIDGEDLGNGEAHLRWFILDDGCRGNGAGRQLIAEAMQFCDKRGFSAVQLWTFNKLTAARNLYESFGFKLTKEWEGDQWGSNITEQQFTRKI; from the coding sequence ATGAGCAATGCAACACCCATCATTGAAGAAATACGCGTAGCTTCACGGCAAATGGTACGAGAGCTCGGCTTTATGCGTAGCACACTCGCCGCAACGGAATACTCCCCATCAGTAGTTCATACGTTACTTGAAGTAGAACATCGTGGGTCGATGACTGCAGCGGAGTTAGTACAGATCTTAGGGCTTGAGAAGTCTAGCGTCAGCCGTATGTTAGCGAAACTTGTCAGCGCCGGTGAGCTAGAAGAATGTCCATCTGCCAAAGATGCCAGAATTAAGCAACTGAGCCTCAGTGCACAAGGCCGGGAAACGGTGGAAAGAATTAATCATTACGCGAACGAGCTCGTCATCGCTGCATTAAAAAAAATGAATCCACATCAGCAAAATGCAGCATCACAGGGGCTTATGATCTATGCCAATGCGCTACAAGCCTGCCGCGAAAATAACGAAATGAGCACTCAAAACAATCTACACATTGTTTCTGGCTACCATCCCGGAATGATTGGCCGCATCGCTGAAATGCACGGCAGTTACTATGCTAGGGAGCACAATTTCGGTAGTTTTTTTGAGGCAAGAGTTGCAACAGAATTAGCTGAATTCTCCGGACGTTTAGACAATGAGTGTAATCAAATTTGGCTGGCTATGTTGAACGGGCGTATTGTCGGCTCGGTCGCAATCGACGGTGAAGATCTTGGCAACGGCGAGGCTCATCTTCGGTGGTTCATCCTTGACGATGGCTGCAGAGGCAACGGAGCTGGCAGACAGTTAATCGCAGAGGCCATGCAGTTTTGCGATAAGAGAGGATTTTCTGCGGTTCAACTATGGACGTTTAATAAATTGACCGCAGCGAGAAATTTATATGAATCATTTGGTTTTAAACTAACGAAAGAGTGGGAAGGAGATCAATGGGGAAGCAACATCACAGAACAGCAGTTTACACGCAAGATTTAA
- the hemL gene encoding glutamate-1-semialdehyde 2,1-aminomutase has protein sequence MSKSESLYAQAKELIPGGVNSPVRAFTGVGGVPLFIERADGAYLYDADGKAYIDYVGSWGPMVLGHNHPAIREAVLEAVGRGLSFGAPTEMEVKMAELVTTLVPSMDMVRMVNSGTEATMSAIRLARGFTGRDKIIKFEGCYHGHADHLLVKVGSGALTLGQPNSPGVPADFAKHTLTCTYNDIESVLQAFKQYPDDIACIIVEPVAGNMNCIPPQPEFLPGLRELCDQYGALLIIDEVMTGFRVALSGAQDYYGVTPDLTCLGKIIGGGMPVGAFGGRRDVMEALAPTGPVYQAGTLSGNPVAMAAGFACLNEISQPGIYPQLTELTDNLASGLLDAAQKEGIPLVVNHVGGMFGIFFTDQETVTCYQDVTRCDVERFKQFFHLMLEEGVYFAPSAFEAGFMSLAHSQEDIQKTIDAARRCFVKMKK, from the coding sequence ATGAGTAAGTCTGAAAGTCTGTACGCTCAGGCAAAAGAGCTAATTCCGGGTGGCGTTAACTCCCCGGTTCGCGCCTTCACCGGCGTTGGTGGTGTGCCTTTATTTATTGAGCGCGCAGATGGCGCTTACCTGTACGATGCCGATGGCAAAGCCTACATTGATTACGTTGGCTCATGGGGCCCAATGGTTCTCGGCCATAACCACCCTGCGATTCGCGAAGCCGTGCTAGAGGCCGTTGGCCGTGGCTTGAGCTTTGGCGCACCAACCGAAATGGAAGTCAAAATGGCCGAACTGGTCACCACGCTGGTGCCAAGCATGGACATGGTGCGTATGGTGAACTCAGGGACAGAAGCCACCATGAGCGCAATCCGTCTTGCTCGTGGCTTTACCGGTCGCGATAAGATCATCAAGTTTGAAGGTTGCTACCACGGCCACGCCGATCATCTGCTGGTGAAAGTGGGCTCGGGCGCCCTCACCTTAGGCCAGCCAAACTCTCCGGGCGTTCCGGCTGACTTTGCTAAACACACGCTGACCTGTACCTATAACGATATCGAGTCCGTTTTACAGGCATTTAAGCAATACCCTGACGATATCGCCTGCATCATCGTTGAACCGGTGGCTGGAAACATGAACTGCATTCCTCCACAACCTGAATTCCTGCCAGGCTTACGTGAGCTGTGCGATCAATACGGTGCGTTACTGATCATTGATGAAGTGATGACAGGCTTCCGAGTTGCGCTGTCTGGCGCTCAGGATTATTACGGCGTGACGCCGGACTTAACCTGCTTAGGCAAAATCATCGGCGGCGGTATGCCCGTTGGCGCATTCGGCGGTCGCCGTGACGTGATGGAAGCGCTAGCCCCCACCGGTCCCGTTTATCAAGCCGGTACGCTCTCAGGTAACCCTGTCGCGATGGCTGCGGGCTTCGCCTGCCTCAACGAGATCTCTCAGCCGGGTATCTACCCACAACTGACCGAACTCACCGACAATTTAGCTTCCGGCCTGTTAGATGCAGCGCAGAAAGAAGGCATTCCACTTGTTGTGAATCACGTGGGCGGCATGTTTGGGATTTTCTTCACCGATCAGGAAACCGTCACCTGCTATCAGGATGTGACGCGTTGCGACGTTGAAAGATTCAAGCAGTTCTTCCATTTGATGCTAGAGGAAGGCGTGTACTTCGCTCCTTCTGCGTTTGAAGCAGGCTTTATGTCGCTGGCGCATTCACAGGAAGATATTCAGAAAACCATCGATGCCGCGCGTCGTTGTTTTGTGAAGATGAAGAAATAG
- the clcA gene encoding H(+)/Cl(-) exchange transporter ClcA has translation MTQQEQQTSLPSATRLRRSDVMLQILRRDKTPVAILLMAAVVGTLAGLIGVAFEKSVDWVQQQRLGGLAHVADYWIIVWPMAFIGSALLAMFGYYLVRRFAPEAGGSGIPEIEGALENLRPVRWWRVIPVKFFGGLGTLGAGMVLGREGPTVQMGGNLGQMVFDLFRARSTEARHSLLATGAAAGLTAAFNAPLAGILFVIEEMRPQFRYSLISIKAVFIGVIMSCVVFRFFNGERTVIEVGKLGNVGINTLWLYLLLGMVFGVVGVMFNRGVFRVQDMFQRLHGGDWRKLVLIGGVLGGLCGVLGLIQQEAAGGGFNLIPIAAAGNYTMGMLLFIFIARVVTTLLCFGSGAPGGIFAPMLALGTLLGTAFGMASAHLFPQYGIEAGTFAIAGMGALFAATVRAPLTGIVLVLEMTDNYQLILPMIITCLGATLLAQFLGGKPLYSCILERTLKRQELAQKQAQEQAAQQEAEKASLPTSNT, from the coding sequence ATGACACAGCAAGAACAACAAACTTCTCTGCCGTCTGCCACGCGTTTGCGTCGTAGCGACGTGATGCTGCAAATTTTACGCCGCGATAAAACCCCAGTGGCCATCTTATTGATGGCCGCGGTGGTCGGGACTCTTGCGGGTCTCATCGGCGTAGCGTTTGAAAAAAGCGTTGATTGGGTGCAACAGCAGCGATTGGGTGGATTGGCCCATGTCGCTGATTACTGGATTATTGTTTGGCCGATGGCGTTTATTGGCTCCGCGCTGTTAGCGATGTTTGGCTATTATTTGGTGCGTCGTTTTGCTCCAGAGGCTGGCGGCTCAGGCATTCCCGAAATTGAAGGGGCGTTAGAAAATTTACGTCCTGTACGCTGGTGGCGAGTGATCCCCGTGAAGTTTTTTGGTGGTTTGGGAACGCTTGGTGCTGGCATGGTGCTAGGGCGTGAAGGTCCCACCGTGCAGATGGGGGGAAACCTTGGCCAAATGGTGTTTGACCTGTTTCGTGCTCGCAGCACGGAGGCACGGCATAGTCTTCTGGCAACCGGTGCGGCTGCGGGGTTAACCGCCGCGTTTAATGCACCGCTAGCGGGTATCTTATTTGTGATTGAGGAGATGCGTCCGCAGTTCCGCTATAGTCTGATTTCAATCAAAGCGGTCTTTATTGGCGTTATTATGTCCTGCGTGGTATTCCGTTTTTTCAACGGTGAACGCACGGTGATTGAAGTGGGCAAGCTGGGCAACGTTGGCATCAATACTCTGTGGCTGTATCTGCTGCTCGGCATGGTTTTTGGCGTTGTTGGGGTGATGTTTAACCGTGGCGTGTTCCGTGTTCAGGATATGTTCCAGCGTTTACACGGCGGCGATTGGCGCAAACTGGTTCTGATCGGTGGCGTTTTAGGCGGGCTGTGCGGTGTACTTGGATTGATTCAGCAAGAAGCTGCGGGCGGTGGTTTTAATCTCATCCCAATTGCTGCTGCTGGAAATTACACGATGGGCATGTTGCTATTTATCTTTATTGCCCGCGTAGTCACTACGCTGCTGTGCTTTGGTTCCGGTGCGCCTGGTGGTATTTTTGCGCCGATGTTAGCTTTGGGAACGTTGCTGGGAACGGCATTTGGGATGGCAAGTGCACATCTGTTTCCGCAATACGGCATTGAGGCCGGCACGTTCGCTATTGCCGGAATGGGCGCGTTATTTGCCGCCACCGTCAGGGCTCCGCTTACAGGTATTGTGCTGGTTCTAGAAATGACTGATAACTATCAGCTCATTTTACCGATGATCATTACCTGTCTTGGCGCTACACTATTAGCCCAGTTTTTAGGTGGAAAACCGCTGTACTCTTGCATCTTAGAAAGAACGCTCAAGCGTCAGGAGCTGGCTCAAAAGCAGGCCCAGGAGCAGGCAGCTCAGCAAGAAGCGGAAAAGGCATCGTTACCGACGAGCAATACTTGA
- a CDS encoding PTS ascorbate transporter subunit IIC, translating into MDYLLKVFGTPSIIIAFIAFCGLCLQKAKLTTIIKGTVLAFLGFVLIKTGGGILGGVLTMFSDLFTHAFGLRGVVPSNEAIMALTIDRLGRPAAIILFFAMIINILLARYTRFKSIYLSLHLIVFMAFSVTAALVGLGYSELFSIVFGSVVIGVYMAVFPTILSRFSRKIIGHNDYCIAHAASSSYLIASFLGKWFGNTSVNVEHVNVSDKFSFLKNADVATFLTMFCLLGVSSLFSSNEYLASIMEKKPYLVWLLEKSAVFAGGLFIAKKGVVLFAEEIVPAFKGISQTIAPGSIPAVDPMVLFDKSPNAVLIGFLVSFFAELCCIAIFPSLGLPIIVPGILASFTCGGTAAIFGNATGGLRGAIIASFVNGLLLCFLPALVLPLFSYLGATGVTFADPDFTILSAFIKYTFGLVH; encoded by the coding sequence ATGGACTATTTATTAAAAGTTTTTGGAACACCATCGATCATTATAGCTTTTATTGCTTTTTGTGGGCTTTGCCTGCAAAAGGCAAAGCTGACCACGATTATAAAAGGGACTGTATTAGCTTTTTTAGGTTTTGTTCTGATTAAAACAGGGGGCGGAATACTGGGTGGCGTATTGACCATGTTCAGCGATCTGTTTACCCATGCATTTGGCTTGAGAGGCGTAGTTCCCAGCAACGAAGCGATCATGGCGTTAACTATCGATCGGCTAGGCCGGCCTGCGGCAATTATCTTGTTTTTTGCCATGATAATTAATATTTTGCTGGCGCGATATACACGGTTTAAATCTATCTATCTGTCATTACATCTTATTGTCTTTATGGCGTTTTCAGTGACGGCTGCATTGGTGGGATTAGGCTATAGCGAGTTATTTTCCATAGTGTTTGGCTCCGTTGTGATTGGCGTCTACATGGCCGTATTCCCAACGATTCTGTCTAGGTTTAGCCGAAAAATTATCGGCCATAATGATTATTGTATCGCCCACGCGGCATCCAGTTCTTACCTTATTGCTTCTTTCTTAGGTAAATGGTTTGGTAACACTTCGGTTAACGTTGAGCACGTTAATGTCAGCGACAAATTTAGCTTTTTGAAAAACGCAGACGTAGCAACGTTTCTTACCATGTTTTGCCTCCTTGGTGTTTCCTCCTTATTCTCCAGCAATGAATATTTAGCCAGCATTATGGAAAAGAAGCCTTACCTCGTTTGGTTACTGGAAAAATCAGCGGTCTTTGCTGGTGGGCTATTTATCGCTAAAAAGGGCGTGGTGTTATTTGCCGAAGAAATTGTTCCTGCGTTTAAGGGGATTTCCCAAACTATTGCCCCCGGTTCAATTCCAGCCGTTGATCCCATGGTTCTTTTTGATAAGTCGCCTAATGCGGTATTGATTGGGTTTTTAGTGAGCTTCTTTGCTGAACTTTGCTGCATCGCAATTTTCCCATCGCTTGGATTACCGATTATTGTGCCGGGAATTCTTGCCAGTTTTACCTGCGGAGGCACTGCAGCCATATTTGGTAATGCCACCGGTGGTTTAAGAGGCGCAATCATTGCCAGCTTCGTTAACGGCTTATTGCTGTGTTTCCTTCCCGCACTGGTTTTACCGTTATTCAGCTATTTGGGTGCTACAGGGGTGACTTTCGCTGACCCTGATTTCACGATTTTATCTGCTTTCATTAAATATACGTTTGGTCTTGTGCACTAA
- a CDS encoding YqaE/Pmp3 family membrane protein: MGFWRIVFTIILPPLGVLLDKGIGGAFLLNIILTLLGYIPGLIHAFWIQTRN; encoded by the coding sequence ATGGGATTTTGGCGAATTGTTTTCACCATTATATTGCCGCCGCTAGGGGTATTGTTAGACAAGGGGATTGGCGGTGCTTTTCTGCTAAATATTATCTTAACGCTGCTGGGGTATATTCCAGGGCTTATCCATGCGTTTTGGATCCAAACACGTAATTAA